The Leptospira mtsangambouensis sequence GAACTCAATGCAGAATGGACCCCTGTAGAATCGGGAATCAACTTTATTGTCAAAGAAAAACCATCCCCTTACTTAGGATATACTCGAATCATCGCAGACAAAAAGAATGGCCCCAAACGGAAAGTTGTGGGAATTCGCCTGATGGAACCGGGGGTTTTACGGGAAAATTTCCAAATTTTCTCAAGTGATGGGAAAGAAATTGGCAAATCTACCTCGGGAACTCACTCTCCAAGTCGGAAAGAATCCCTAGGACTTGCCATTCTCGACACCGAATTCGCCAAAAACCAAGTGGAAGTATTTGTGGAGATTCGTGGGCAGAAGAAATTGGCAAAAGTGGAGACTGGCGCTTTCATCCAAGGCAGTGTTCGAAACAATCGCTAATCGAAAGTAAAAAAGAAGAGGAAAAATCATGGCAGATACACAAGCAAAAGACGGATATTATTATACGGAAAAACATGAATGGGTCAAAGTCGAAGGGGAAGTGGCTCTCATCGGAATCACTGACTTTGCACAAAATGCACTCGGTGATATTGTCTTCATTGACCTTCCGAAACCTGGAAAACAAATCAAAGCGAAAGACAGTCTTGGAACCATTGAATCCGTAAAGGCAGCCGAAGATTTGTATTCACCAATTTCTGGCGAAGTGGTGGAAACAAATGCAAGTCTTGGTTCCAATCCAGCAGCAGTGAATGCCGAACCATTTGATACTTGGATGGTAAAATTAAAAAACATCCAAACATCTGAACTCGGAAATCTTTTATCCGCAGCACAATACAAAGAATACGTATCTAAATTAGATTAATAGGAGTTTTTCTAAAGTGAGTTCCGCAAAACCTTCATCACCTCTCCATTCCCCTTACGAAGAAACATTAGAACCAAGTGATACCTTCCTCCGTCGCCATGTCGGTGTGACAGAAGAAACAGTTTCTTCCATGCTAAACACAATTGGTTACAAGGCTTTGGATGATCTCATTAATGATGCGGTTCCGGAAAACATTCGTTTACGAAAAGAACTCAACTTACCAAATCCGATTGGGGAATACGCTCTCCAAAGAGAACTGAAGAAAATTGTTTCAAAAAACAAAATCTACAGATCTTATTTGGGTCTTGGATATTACTCTTGTATCACTCCTGCCGTAATCCAAAGAAATATTTTGGAAAATCCAGGTTGGTATACTGCGTACACTCCGTACCAAGCGGAAATTGCACAAGGACGTATGGAAGCTCTCATCAACTTCCAGACCATGATCACTGATTTGACAGGAATGGAAATTGCTAACGCATCCCTTCTGGATGAAGGAACAGCAGCAGCAGAAGCGATGAACATGCTTTTCTCTTTAAAAGAGGATTCGCAAGGAAAATCATTCTTTGTATCACAATCGGTTCACCCGCAAACTTTAGATGTGATCCGCACTCGCGCGATTCCTCTTGGAATCAACATTGTTGTGGGTTCTTTTAAAAAGATGGTTCCTTCCAATGATTTTTTTGGAGCGATTGTCCAATACCCATCCACTGATGGAACCATTTATGATTTTAGTGAATTTATTGAAAGCCTTCACAAAGTAGGGGCAAAAACGGTTGTTGCTGCTGATCTTTTAGCACTAACCATTTTAAAAGCACCGGGTGAAATGAATGCAGACGTGGTTGTCGGAACTACTCAACGATTTGGATTGCCACTTGGGTTTGGTGGACCACATGCAGGTTACTTTGCAACCAAAGAAGAATACAAACGAAACATGCCAGGTCGCCTCATCGGTGTTTCTAAAGATTCACAAGGAAAACCTGGTTACCGCCTAAGCCTCCAAACACGGGAACAACACATTCGTCGCGACAAAGCAACATCTAACATTTGTACAGCGCAAGTATTACTTGCGGTATTATCTTCGATGTATGCTGTTTATCATGGGCCAAGAGGTTTAAAACAAATTGCATCACGAGTGCATCGTATGACAACTATCCTTGCCACTGGACTTGAGAAACTCGGATACAAAATCATTTCTAATCCATACTTTGATACCATTCGTGTGGAACTCTCTAAAATTTCCTCTGCTGAGATCATTCATTATGCAGAAGAAAGAGAAATCAATATCAGACAGGTTTCTGGTCATGTGATCAGTATTTCTTTAGATGAAACAACTAATCTAAAAGATATAAGTGACCTTTTGGAAATTTTTAACGAAAACAAATCGTTACATTTCCAACTGGAAGACTTAACTTCAAAAGAAGAATGGAAAATTCCTGAACTTTTGGAACGTAAGTCTTCTTATCTTACCCATCCGGTCTTCAACAGTTTTCATACAGAAACAGAAATGCTCAGATACATCCGTAGATTGGAATCGAAAGATTTATCACTCACCACTTCTATGATTGCACTTGGGTCTTGCACGATGAAACTCAATGCATCTACGGAAATGTATCCTGTGACTTGGCCAGAACTATCCAATATCCATCCTTTCGTTCCTGAAAATCAAACCGAAGGATACCGAACTCTTTTTAGCCAATTAGAAAAATGGCTTTGTGAAATCACAGGTTTTGCTGAAGTATCTCTCCAACCTAACGCTGGTTCGCAAGGAGAATATGCAGGTTTACTTGCCATTCGTAACTTCCACCAAAGTCGTAACGATATGCATAGAGACATTTGTCTCATCCCAATTTCTGCTCACGGAACTAATCCCGCATCCGCAGTGATGGCAGGATTCAAAGTGGTTCCGGTGAATTGTGATACTAACGGAAACATTGATGTGGATGACCTAAAGAAAAAAGCTGTGGAATACAAAAACAGCTTAGGTGCACTCATGGTAACCTATCCATCCACTCATGGTGTGTTCGAAGCCTCCATCAAAGAAATTTGCCAAACCATTCATGATAACGGTGGGCAAGTCTATATGGATGGAGCCAATATGAATGCACAAGTTGGTCTCACAAGACCTGGCGATATAGGTGCCGACGTTTGCCATTTAAACCTCCATAAAACTTTTTGTATCCCTCACGGTGGTGGTGGGCCTGGTGTTGGACCAATCGGTGTTGCCGAACACTTAGCACCTTTCCTTCCAGGACATAGCCTTGTGGAAAATGGATCGAATAACAGCCAGTGGGCGGTCTCTGCTGCTCCTTGGGGATCGGCATCTATCATTGTGATCTCCTGGGCATACATTGCTATGCTTGGATTTGAAGGATTACAATTTGCAACAAAGATTGCCATTCTCAATGCAAACTATATCGCTAAAAAATTAGAATCTTCATTTCCAGTTTTATATCGCGGAAACAAGGGCCTTGTGGCTCACGAATGTATTTTGGACATGCGTGGATTCAAAAAAACAAGTGCTGTGGAAGTAGAAGACATCGCAAAACGATTGATCGACTACGGATTTCACTCACCAACTATGTCATTCCCTGTTCCGGGAACTCTTATGGTAGAACCAACAGAATCGGAATCCAAAGAAGAACTCGATAGATTTATTGATTCTATGTTGGCCATTGCAGGAGAAATTAAAGACATCGAGTCGGGAGTTCTATCCAAAGAAGATAACCCTCTTAAAAATTCTCCTCATACGGCAGATATGGTCATCAGTGATTCCTGGAACCATACGTATCCAAGAGAACGAGCAGCCTACCCTCTTCCTTGGTTACGCACACGTAAATTCTGGCCAAGTGTTGGTCGTGTGGACAATGTGTACGGGGATCGTAACTTAGTTTGTTCTTGTATTCCTATGGAAGATTACGCCGTTTAGGAAAATTAAGGAAAAGAAAAACCAATGTTTTACGAAAAACATGTTTTTGTCTGCGAAAACCAAAGGGCACCCGGAGAACGGGTGTCTTGTGGAAACCAAGGCTCTATCGAACTCTTAAAACTCCTCAAACAAAAAGCGGCCAAAGCAGGAATTCAATACAAATTCCGAGTCCAAAAATCCGGATGTTTGGACCGATGTGAACTTGGCCCCATCCAAGTTTCTTATCCCGAAGGGAAATGGTTTGCGATGAAAACAGAAGCTGACGTAGACGCAATTTTAGAATTTTATCTTAAAACCAACCAACCTGAAAAATACCAACACCTAATCGTCGCAGATGATGCGGTAGCGGAAGAGAAATAGAATCAGTAGATTCTGATCCAAATCAACTTAGCTGCCGTTCTCCGAAACTACCTACTAAGTATTATTTTTAAAATTCGAGTTCATCGCTTATTGTTATTTTTGATAATAATATTCTGACTTGTTAGCTCTTGTCGTAAATAACCTGAACTACTCCTGACTTAAACCTGTTTGTTTCAATCAAGGTAAGATTGAGTCTTTCCTTTAAATCTTCAAACAATGGCTTCCCACCTCCCAAAGCAATAGGATGAATTGAAATACGATAAATATCGATAAGATTATGATTTATAAATGTTTTAATAAGACTAGCGCCTCCGTAAAGCCATATGTCTTTTCCATCCTGCTTTTTTATCTCCTCCACTTTTTTTAGGATATCTGTGCTGATGTATTCGGCGTTGTTATCAATTTTTGGATGATTTGAAAATACATATTTTTTCTTTGAATGAACTCCTTCCCAAAGTTTGATTTCTGCTTGGGTAGCATCGATTACCGGTTGATAGTTACCCCAGTTGTCATAACTTATCCGACCATAAAAAATTGTATCAATTGTGGACAAGAAACCGTCAAAGTTCATATCATCATCCATGATACACCAATCAATTTCTCCATTAGAACCTTCAATAAAACCATCTAATGTTACAGCTAGATCTAATATAATTTTTCTCATATTAACTTTTTCCTATTTCATAAAGTTCTCATATTTTAGAAATTCAAAAAATCACCGTTCAATACAGTCCAGTAAAGCAATCCAAACCCTATATATTTTGTTTAAGGAAGATTCCGAATGATTTCAAAGGGAAAAAATGTAAATGTATCCTTGAATGCATGAGAAAGATTCTGTTTCATTTCCATTTGTTGTTTTAGAACAAACTTATTAGTTGAGAGATAAAATAAAGAGCCAGGAAATTCTTCTAATATTTTAATATATTCAATTCTGTTTTCATATAAAATAAAATTTGATGGTTCTATCTATATTCATCCAAATAGCAAACGTAAAATAAAACAACCCGAATACAATTAAGAAAAGCAGAGGTTTATTATTCGAAAGAACTGTTTTTATACTCATTTGAAAAACTATTAATGTTAGTTAGTAAAATAGAAAATAATTACATATATTTTAAATGTTTAAGTGATTACTTTTCTCGAAGTCGCAAATTAATTTTCAAATACTTTCATTAGTCAAAACTGCTTCCCAGAAATTTAGTTAAATACTAACGCAAGGACACCAGACCATCACCAGGTCTTAACTCTAATTTCTATCTGAAACTATGAACTTTCCCTAAAAAATTCTTATCAAAAAGGAGATTGATTCGCAAGAATCGAGACTTTGTGATAAAAGGTAGTCATTGGGAGGCGGGTCTAGTTCCCCACCCTCAATCGGGCGGGGATACAAATATCCAATCTGTACCCACACCCCCAATTCCCCTTGACCAAAAACATCTTCCTTAGTCTCTTTGCTCCACCTATGAAAAAAATTTCCCGTATCTTCACGATCACCTTTCTCTCCTTAGTGGGCATTCTTGTAGTGTTAGTCACGACGATTTATGCATTGAGTTCTTCTCGAATGAACAAAACTTATACAGTGAAATCTATTCCCATTCCCAAATTTTCCAAATCTGTTGACATCGTTGAAGGGAAACGTCTCTACCAATCCAGAGGTTGCGGAGACTGCCATGACGTTGATGGAAGTGGAAAAACCTTCATAGAGGATCCTGCCATTGGTACTCTCTCTGGATCTAACCTAACAGCAGGTAAAGGAGGAATTTTATCTGATAGAACTGATGAAGAACTTGCAATTGCGATTCGCCACGGTGTTGGAAAAAATGGAAGAGCATTAATCTTTATGCCTTCTACAGACTTCCAAGGTATGACCAATGAAGATGTTGGAAAGTTAATCTCATTTTTGCGTTCTTTGCCTGGGATCGATAAAGCCCAAGGAGAAGTAAAACCCGGACTGTTAGGTAGATTTTTATTTTTAATTGGTGAAATTCCGGTTTTTGTATCAGCTGAAATCATTAACCATGAAATCACTCACCTGACAAATATTACACCTTCTGTTTCCATAGAGTATGGAAAGTATGTAGCTTCAACTTGTACAGGCTGCCACGGATTTAATTTAAAAGGTGGGCCCATCCAAGGAGCACCACCAGAATGGCCACCTGCACAGAATATTAGCAAAAGCGGAATCAACCATTATACGGAAGCAAATTTTATCCAAACTATCAGAACGGGAAAACGTCCCGATGGTTCAGAAATGAAATTTCCAATGCCTTGGAAAAGTTTAGGCCAACTAACAGATACTGAATTAAAAGCACTCTGGATGTATTTACAAACAATTGAATAGTTTATCAAACTTATTGGTATAAGATCACTTCTCTTTAGTAAAACTCAGTTCCAAACCGTTTTCAAAGTCTTTGACTGATT is a genomic window containing:
- the gcvP gene encoding aminomethyl-transferring glycine dehydrogenase codes for the protein MSSAKPSSPLHSPYEETLEPSDTFLRRHVGVTEETVSSMLNTIGYKALDDLINDAVPENIRLRKELNLPNPIGEYALQRELKKIVSKNKIYRSYLGLGYYSCITPAVIQRNILENPGWYTAYTPYQAEIAQGRMEALINFQTMITDLTGMEIANASLLDEGTAAAEAMNMLFSLKEDSQGKSFFVSQSVHPQTLDVIRTRAIPLGINIVVGSFKKMVPSNDFFGAIVQYPSTDGTIYDFSEFIESLHKVGAKTVVAADLLALTILKAPGEMNADVVVGTTQRFGLPLGFGGPHAGYFATKEEYKRNMPGRLIGVSKDSQGKPGYRLSLQTREQHIRRDKATSNICTAQVLLAVLSSMYAVYHGPRGLKQIASRVHRMTTILATGLEKLGYKIISNPYFDTIRVELSKISSAEIIHYAEEREINIRQVSGHVISISLDETTNLKDISDLLEIFNENKSLHFQLEDLTSKEEWKIPELLERKSSYLTHPVFNSFHTETEMLRYIRRLESKDLSLTTSMIALGSCTMKLNASTEMYPVTWPELSNIHPFVPENQTEGYRTLFSQLEKWLCEITGFAEVSLQPNAGSQGEYAGLLAIRNFHQSRNDMHRDICLIPISAHGTNPASAVMAGFKVVPVNCDTNGNIDVDDLKKKAVEYKNSLGALMVTYPSTHGVFEASIKEICQTIHDNGGQVYMDGANMNAQVGLTRPGDIGADVCHLNLHKTFCIPHGGGGPGVGPIGVAEHLAPFLPGHSLVENGSNNSQWAVSAAPWGSASIIVISWAYIAMLGFEGLQFATKIAILNANYIAKKLESSFPVLYRGNKGLVAHECILDMRGFKKTSAVEVEDIAKRLIDYGFHSPTMSFPVPGTLMVEPTESESKEELDRFIDSMLAIAGEIKDIESGVLSKEDNPLKNSPHTADMVISDSWNHTYPRERAAYPLPWLRTRKFWPSVGRVDNVYGDRNLVCSCIPMEDYAV
- a CDS encoding c-type cytochrome, with protein sequence MNKTYTVKSIPIPKFSKSVDIVEGKRLYQSRGCGDCHDVDGSGKTFIEDPAIGTLSGSNLTAGKGGILSDRTDEELAIAIRHGVGKNGRALIFMPSTDFQGMTNEDVGKLISFLRSLPGIDKAQGEVKPGLLGRFLFLIGEIPVFVSAEIINHEITHLTNITPSVSIEYGKYVASTCTGCHGFNLKGGPIQGAPPEWPPAQNISKSGINHYTEANFIQTIRTGKRPDGSEMKFPMPWKSLGQLTDTELKALWMYLQTIE
- the gcvH gene encoding glycine cleavage system protein GcvH, whose translation is MADTQAKDGYYYTEKHEWVKVEGEVALIGITDFAQNALGDIVFIDLPKPGKQIKAKDSLGTIESVKAAEDLYSPISGEVVETNASLGSNPAAVNAEPFDTWMVKLKNIQTSELGNLLSAAQYKEYVSKLD
- a CDS encoding dihydrofolate reductase family protein; translated protein: MRKIILDLAVTLDGFIEGSNGEIDWCIMDDDMNFDGFLSTIDTIFYGRISYDNWGNYQPVIDATQAEIKLWEGVHSKKKYVFSNHPKIDNNAEYISTDILKKVEEIKKQDGKDIWLYGGASLIKTFINHNLIDIYRISIHPIALGGGKPLFEDLKERLNLTLIETNRFKSGVVQVIYDKS
- a CDS encoding (2Fe-2S) ferredoxin domain-containing protein; translated protein: MFYEKHVFVCENQRAPGERVSCGNQGSIELLKLLKQKAAKAGIQYKFRVQKSGCLDRCELGPIQVSYPEGKWFAMKTEADVDAILEFYLKTNQPEKYQHLIVADDAVAEEK